One Phragmites australis chromosome 23, lpPhrAust1.1, whole genome shotgun sequence DNA window includes the following coding sequences:
- the LOC133906402 gene encoding myb-related protein MYBAS2-like isoform X2 codes for MVTVREEARKGPWTEQEDLQLVCTVRLFGERRWDFIAKVSGLNRTGKSCRLRWVNYLHPGLKRGRMSPHEERLILELHARWGNRWSRIARRLPGRTDNEIKNYWRTHMRKKAQERKRNMSPSSSSSSLTYQSCCPDTPSIIGTEGQELHCGSGCITSILKGTAPNMDGYPMDQIWMEIEAPEAPSGVDFDGGKDHTCSSLSGPLLPSAAWDYYCPPEACWKMDDEIKMAPQFAYSEGVGPCF; via the exons ATGGTGACAGTAAGAGAAGAGGCACGCAAGGGGCCATGGACAGAGCAGGAGGACCTGCAACTGGTATGCACTGTCCGTCTGTTCGGTGAACGTCGTTGGGATTTCATTGCCAAAGTATCAG GACTCAATCGGACAGGCAAGAGCTGTCGCCTGCGGTGGGTCAACTACCTGCACCCTGGCCTCAAGCGTGGGCGCATGTCTCCCCATGAAGAGCGCCTCATCCTCGAGCTTCATGCTCGGTGGGGAAACAG GTGGTCCAGAATAGCACGTCGCTTGCCAGGGCGTACTGACAATGAGATCAAGAACTACTGGAGGACACACATGAGGAAGAAAGCacaggagaggaagaggaacatgTCGCCGTCATCGTCCTCATCTTCACTGACTTACCAATCCTGCTGCCCAGATACACCATCAATCATTGGGACGGAGGGACAGGAGCTTCATTGTGGCAGTGGCTGCATCACAAGCATCCTGAAGGGCACCGCTCCCAACATGGATGGATATCCCATGGATCAGATATGGATGGAAATTGAGGCACCGGAGGCGCCCTCTGGGGTGGATTTCGATGGAGGGAAGGATCACACATGCAGCAGCCTCTCCGGACCACTGCTGCCATCTGCTGCGTGGGATTACTATTGCCCCCCAGAGGCCTGCTGGAAGATGGATGATGAGATCAAAATGGCACCACAATTTGCTTATAGTGAAGGAGTTGGCCCCTGTTTTTGA
- the LOC133906402 gene encoding myb-related protein MYBAS2-like isoform X1, with product MVTVREEARKGPWTEQEDLQLVCTVRLFGERRWDFIAKVSGLRGLNRTGKSCRLRWVNYLHPGLKRGRMSPHEERLILELHARWGNRWSRIARRLPGRTDNEIKNYWRTHMRKKAQERKRNMSPSSSSSSLTYQSCCPDTPSIIGTEGQELHCGSGCITSILKGTAPNMDGYPMDQIWMEIEAPEAPSGVDFDGGKDHTCSSLSGPLLPSAAWDYYCPPEACWKMDDEIKMAPQFAYSEGVGPCF from the exons ATGGTGACAGTAAGAGAAGAGGCACGCAAGGGGCCATGGACAGAGCAGGAGGACCTGCAACTGGTATGCACTGTCCGTCTGTTCGGTGAACGTCGTTGGGATTTCATTGCCAAAGTATCAGGTTTGAGGG GACTCAATCGGACAGGCAAGAGCTGTCGCCTGCGGTGGGTCAACTACCTGCACCCTGGCCTCAAGCGTGGGCGCATGTCTCCCCATGAAGAGCGCCTCATCCTCGAGCTTCATGCTCGGTGGGGAAACAG GTGGTCCAGAATAGCACGTCGCTTGCCAGGGCGTACTGACAATGAGATCAAGAACTACTGGAGGACACACATGAGGAAGAAAGCacaggagaggaagaggaacatgTCGCCGTCATCGTCCTCATCTTCACTGACTTACCAATCCTGCTGCCCAGATACACCATCAATCATTGGGACGGAGGGACAGGAGCTTCATTGTGGCAGTGGCTGCATCACAAGCATCCTGAAGGGCACCGCTCCCAACATGGATGGATATCCCATGGATCAGATATGGATGGAAATTGAGGCACCGGAGGCGCCCTCTGGGGTGGATTTCGATGGAGGGAAGGATCACACATGCAGCAGCCTCTCCGGACCACTGCTGCCATCTGCTGCGTGGGATTACTATTGCCCCCCAGAGGCCTGCTGGAAGATGGATGATGAGATCAAAATGGCACCACAATTTGCTTATAGTGAAGGAGTTGGCCCCTGTTTTTGA
- the LOC133906806 gene encoding GDSL esterase/lipase At4g16230-like produces the protein MAVAGAVLVIAAAVLCSSAAGEAELSTRRQLVPAVYVFGDSLVDAGNNDFLPAPAPKAVPPNGVDLPREVLRRTGRFTNAYNLADIIAQFVGFKMSPPAYLSLTPLSSLYLFRGQGGANYASGGSGILDITGNGTITLREQVQLFAKTKARIIRAALVGRERLDDLVARSLFVISAGGNDFGAFDHGGVPISEAPAFIAGMVATYLEYINELYKLGARRLALLDILPVGCLPSQRATTANGECSASGNSLSQLFNALLRNEMAKAVAASMPGLKYSIASVYNTFSDMIANPTLAGLRDVETACCGGGKLNGEVDCTVGACLCSDRDEYLFWDKVHGTQAAYRHAVLAFFYGPTRDAEPINFSQLLREPSSSATAPYSSI, from the exons ATGGCCGTCGCCGGTGCTGTGCTAGTGATAGCAGCCGCCGTGCTCTGCTCATCGGCGGCCGGTGAGGCCGAGCTCAGCACCCGGCGCCAGCTGGTCCCGGCGGTCTACGTGTTCGGGGACTCGCTCGTGGACGCCGGCAACAACGACTTcctgccggcgccggcgcccaaGGCGGTGCCCCCGAACGGCGTCGACCTCCCACGCGAGGTGCTCCGGCGGACCGGGCGCTTCACCAACGCCTACAACCTCGCCGACATCATCG CCCAATTTGTGGGATTCAAGATGAGCCCACCCGCTTACCTCTCGCTAACGCCATTATCAAGCCTCTATCTCTTCCGAGGTCAAGGCGGCGCCAACTACGCTTCCGGCGGATCTGGCATCCTAGACATAACT GGGAACGGGACGATCACCCTGCGTGAACAAGTCCAGCTGTTCGCAAAGACCAAGGCCAGAATCATCCGGGCCGCCCTGGTGGGCCGCGAGAGGTTGGATGACCTGGTGGCCCGGTCCCTGTTCGTCATCAGCGCCGGCGGCAACGACTTCGGAGCGTTCGACCACGGCGGCGTCCCCATAAGCGAGGCGCCGGCGTTCATCGCCGGCATGGTCGCCACCTACCTAGAGTATATCAAC GAATTGTACAAGCTAGGAGCACGGCGGCTGGCCCTGCTGGACATACTGCCCGTCGGGTGCCTGCCGAGCCAGCGAGCCACCACGGCCAACGGCGAGTGCAGCGCCAGCGGCAACTCTCTGTCGCAGCTGTTCAACGCCCTCCTCCGGAACGAGATGGCGAAAGCCGTGGCGGCCTCCATGCCGGGCTTGAAGTACTCCATCGCCAGCGTCTACAACACCTTCTCCGATATGATCGCCAACCCAACGCTGGCCG GACTGCGTGATGTGGAGACCGcatgctgcggcggcggcaagctCAACGGCGAGGTCGACTGCACCGTAGGCGCGTGCCTCTGCTCGGACCGCGACGAGTACCTGTTCTGGGACAAGGTGCACGGCACGCAGGCGGCGTACCGCCACGCCGTCCTCGCCTTCTTCTATGGCCCAACGAGGGACGCCGAGCCCATCAACTTCTCGCAGTTGCTCCGAGAACCGTCGTCCTCGGCGACGGCTCCTTACTCCTCCATCTAg
- the LOC133906402 gene encoding myb-related protein MYBAS2-like isoform X4, with product MSPHEERLILELHARWGNRWSRIARRLPGRTDNEIKNYWRTHMRKKAQERKRNMSPSSSSSSLTYQSCCPDTPSIIGTEGQELHCGSGCITSILKGTAPNMDGYPMDQIWMEIEAPEAPSGVDFDGGKDHTCSSLSGPLLPSAAWDYYCPPEACWKMDDEIKMAPQFAYSEGVGPCF from the exons ATGTCTCCCCATGAAGAGCGCCTCATCCTCGAGCTTCATGCTCGGTGGGGAAACAG GTGGTCCAGAATAGCACGTCGCTTGCCAGGGCGTACTGACAATGAGATCAAGAACTACTGGAGGACACACATGAGGAAGAAAGCacaggagaggaagaggaacatgTCGCCGTCATCGTCCTCATCTTCACTGACTTACCAATCCTGCTGCCCAGATACACCATCAATCATTGGGACGGAGGGACAGGAGCTTCATTGTGGCAGTGGCTGCATCACAAGCATCCTGAAGGGCACCGCTCCCAACATGGATGGATATCCCATGGATCAGATATGGATGGAAATTGAGGCACCGGAGGCGCCCTCTGGGGTGGATTTCGATGGAGGGAAGGATCACACATGCAGCAGCCTCTCCGGACCACTGCTGCCATCTGCTGCGTGGGATTACTATTGCCCCCCAGAGGCCTGCTGGAAGATGGATGATGAGATCAAAATGGCACCACAATTTGCTTATAGTGAAGGAGTTGGCCCCTGTTTTTGA
- the LOC133906402 gene encoding myb-related protein MYBAS2-like isoform X3: protein MDRAGGPATGLNRTGKSCRLRWVNYLHPGLKRGRMSPHEERLILELHARWGNRWSRIARRLPGRTDNEIKNYWRTHMRKKAQERKRNMSPSSSSSSLTYQSCCPDTPSIIGTEGQELHCGSGCITSILKGTAPNMDGYPMDQIWMEIEAPEAPSGVDFDGGKDHTCSSLSGPLLPSAAWDYYCPPEACWKMDDEIKMAPQFAYSEGVGPCF from the exons ATGGACAGAGCAGGAGGACCTGCAACTG GACTCAATCGGACAGGCAAGAGCTGTCGCCTGCGGTGGGTCAACTACCTGCACCCTGGCCTCAAGCGTGGGCGCATGTCTCCCCATGAAGAGCGCCTCATCCTCGAGCTTCATGCTCGGTGGGGAAACAG GTGGTCCAGAATAGCACGTCGCTTGCCAGGGCGTACTGACAATGAGATCAAGAACTACTGGAGGACACACATGAGGAAGAAAGCacaggagaggaagaggaacatgTCGCCGTCATCGTCCTCATCTTCACTGACTTACCAATCCTGCTGCCCAGATACACCATCAATCATTGGGACGGAGGGACAGGAGCTTCATTGTGGCAGTGGCTGCATCACAAGCATCCTGAAGGGCACCGCTCCCAACATGGATGGATATCCCATGGATCAGATATGGATGGAAATTGAGGCACCGGAGGCGCCCTCTGGGGTGGATTTCGATGGAGGGAAGGATCACACATGCAGCAGCCTCTCCGGACCACTGCTGCCATCTGCTGCGTGGGATTACTATTGCCCCCCAGAGGCCTGCTGGAAGATGGATGATGAGATCAAAATGGCACCACAATTTGCTTATAGTGAAGGAGTTGGCCCCTGTTTTTGA
- the LOC133906491 gene encoding diaminopimelate epimerase, chloroplastic-like isoform X1 — translation MSPAAATAAAFASATLAARTGTGPSHCRLRLLLRGAPVPRRAVASMAVSAPRSAAAAATAAASFLERRESERALHFVKYHGLGNDFIMVDNRDSAVPKVTPEEAAKLCDRNFGIGADGVIFVMPGVNGADYTMRIFNSDGSEPEMCGNGVRCFARFIAELENLQGTNSFKIHTGAGLIIPEIQSDGQVKVDMGEPILSGPDIPTKLLATKNKAVVQTELAVEGLTWHVTCVSMGNPHCVTFGSKELKQALQVDDLKLSEIGPKFEHHEMFPARTNTEFVQVLSRTQLKMRVWERGAGATLACGTGACAVVVAAVLEGRAERKCVVDLPGGPLEIEWREDDNHVYMTGPAEAVFYGSVVH, via the exons ATgtcgcccgccgccgccaccgccgccgccttcgcctCCGCGACCTTAGCCGCCCGCACCGGTACCGGTCCCTCCCACTGCCGCCTCCGCCTTCTGCTCCGCGGGGCCCCCGTCCCTCGCCGCGCCGTCGCCTCGATGGCCGTCTCCGCCCCcaggtccgccgccgccgccgccaccgccgccgcttcgTTCCTCGAGCGCCGCGAGTCCGAGCGCGCGCTCCATTTCGTCAAGTACCACGGCCTCGGCAACGACTTCATCATG GTGGACAACAGGGATTCGGCCGTGCCAAAGGTGAcgccggaggaggcggcgaagtTGTGTGACCGGAACTTCGGCATTGGTGCCGATGGCGTCATCTTCGTCATGCCGGGAGTCAATGGCGCTGACTACACCATGAGGATCTTCAACTCTGACGGCAGCGAGCCagag aTGTGTGGTAATGGGGTCCGTTGCTTTGCTCGATTTATAGCTGAGCTTGAAAATCTGCAGGGAACAAATAG CTTCAAGATTCATACTGGTGCTGGACTGATCATTCCTGAAATACAAAGTGATGGGCAG GTAAAGGTTGATATGGGCGAGCCCATCCTTTCTGGACCAGACATCCCCACAAAACTGCTAGCTACCAAGAACAAAGCTGTTGTCCAAACTGAATTGGCAGTTGAGGGCTTAACGTGGCATGTGACATGTGTTAGCATGGGCAATCCCCACTGCGTCACATTTGGTTCAAAGGAGTTAAAG CAGGCCTTGCAGGTTGATGATTTAAAACTTAGCGAAATTGGGCCTAAATTTGAGCATCATGAAATGTTTCCTGCTCGCACCAACACAG AATTCGTTCAGGTTTTGTCTCGCACACAACTCAAAATGCGAGTTTGGGAGCGCGGTGCTG GAGCAACTCTTGCCTGTGGTACTGGTGCTTGTGCAGTTGTTGTTGCAGCTGTTCTTGAGGGCCGAGCTGAGCGG AAATGTGTAGTTGATTTGCCTGGCGGACCTTTGGAAATTGAGTGGAGGGAGGATGACAATCATGTTTACATGACTGGTCCTGCAGAGGCCGTCTTTTATGGATCTGTTGTTCACTAG
- the LOC133906491 gene encoding diaminopimelate epimerase, chloroplastic-like isoform X2 yields the protein MSPAAATAAAFASATLAARTGTGPSHCRLRLLLRGAPVPRRAVASMAVSAPRSAAAAATAAASFLERRESERALHFVKYHGLGNDFIMVDNRDSAVPKVTPEEAAKLCDRNFGIGADGVIFVMPGVNGADYTMRIFNSDGSEPEMCGNGVRCFARFIAELENLQGTNSFKIHTGAGLIIPEIQSDGQVKVDMGEPILSGPDIPTKLLATKNKAVVQTELAVEGLTWHVTCVSMGNPHCVTFGSKELKALQVDDLKLSEIGPKFEHHEMFPARTNTEFVQVLSRTQLKMRVWERGAGATLACGTGACAVVVAAVLEGRAERKCVVDLPGGPLEIEWREDDNHVYMTGPAEAVFYGSVVH from the exons ATgtcgcccgccgccgccaccgccgccgccttcgcctCCGCGACCTTAGCCGCCCGCACCGGTACCGGTCCCTCCCACTGCCGCCTCCGCCTTCTGCTCCGCGGGGCCCCCGTCCCTCGCCGCGCCGTCGCCTCGATGGCCGTCTCCGCCCCcaggtccgccgccgccgccgccaccgccgccgcttcgTTCCTCGAGCGCCGCGAGTCCGAGCGCGCGCTCCATTTCGTCAAGTACCACGGCCTCGGCAACGACTTCATCATG GTGGACAACAGGGATTCGGCCGTGCCAAAGGTGAcgccggaggaggcggcgaagtTGTGTGACCGGAACTTCGGCATTGGTGCCGATGGCGTCATCTTCGTCATGCCGGGAGTCAATGGCGCTGACTACACCATGAGGATCTTCAACTCTGACGGCAGCGAGCCagag aTGTGTGGTAATGGGGTCCGTTGCTTTGCTCGATTTATAGCTGAGCTTGAAAATCTGCAGGGAACAAATAG CTTCAAGATTCATACTGGTGCTGGACTGATCATTCCTGAAATACAAAGTGATGGGCAG GTAAAGGTTGATATGGGCGAGCCCATCCTTTCTGGACCAGACATCCCCACAAAACTGCTAGCTACCAAGAACAAAGCTGTTGTCCAAACTGAATTGGCAGTTGAGGGCTTAACGTGGCATGTGACATGTGTTAGCATGGGCAATCCCCACTGCGTCACATTTGGTTCAAAGGAGTTAAAG GCCTTGCAGGTTGATGATTTAAAACTTAGCGAAATTGGGCCTAAATTTGAGCATCATGAAATGTTTCCTGCTCGCACCAACACAG AATTCGTTCAGGTTTTGTCTCGCACACAACTCAAAATGCGAGTTTGGGAGCGCGGTGCTG GAGCAACTCTTGCCTGTGGTACTGGTGCTTGTGCAGTTGTTGTTGCAGCTGTTCTTGAGGGCCGAGCTGAGCGG AAATGTGTAGTTGATTTGCCTGGCGGACCTTTGGAAATTGAGTGGAGGGAGGATGACAATCATGTTTACATGACTGGTCCTGCAGAGGCCGTCTTTTATGGATCTGTTGTTCACTAG